The following proteins are encoded in a genomic region of Triticum dicoccoides isolate Atlit2015 ecotype Zavitan chromosome 1B, WEW_v2.0, whole genome shotgun sequence:
- the LOC119349387 gene encoding F-box/FBD/LRR-repeat protein At2g04230-like isoform X1, producing the protein MGMEAGAPGPSSRKRKASAHEAPAPAPTAVEAPGAEPTAEDREPPLPGADGDGGGAGGDRISDLPDAVLGDIVSLLPTKEGARTQVLASRWRHLWRSAPLSLDHRYFLFDEEGLDVAISRVLAAHLGPGRRFCAPVYHLPGDRADAWLRSPALDNLQELELCSFSYMLPYPPPTKQLPPSAAFRFSDTLLVFTIGDCHLTDDITQVLHFPKLQKLALKRVLISESSLHIMIAACPALECLLIRKSSGFRCVRINSISLRSIGVSGYSPRGLNFEELIIENAPCLESLLILGSCECGLISVISAPKLEALGYLSSHYGTRISFDSTVIERLSVDRLTTAVCTVKILAVDMHALSLDTVLDLMGCFPCLEKLYIQSTGPGNTNFWRRKHRTLIRSLDIRLKTIVWRCYRGIKSHADFATFFVLNAGVLELMTFEVDVEDFNEEFCAQHRKMLQVDSRASRGARIRFTSDWSYKYHMDFSIHDLGPADPFERTYPLKGDITFVLC; encoded by the exons ATGGGGATGGAGGCAGGCGCTCCTGGTCCTAGCTCGAGGAAGAGGAAAGCATCGGCACACGAGGCGCCCGCCCCGGCGCCGACGGCTGTGGAAGCGCCCGGTGCGGAACCTACAGCGGAGGACCGGGAACCGCCTCTTCCCGGAGCGGATGGGGACGGAGGAGGCGCCGGCGGCGACCGCATCAGCGACCTCCCCGACGCCGTCCTCGGGGACATCGTCTCGCTCCTCCCCACCAAGGAAGGCGCCCGCACCCAGGTCCTCGCCTCCCGGTGGCGCCATCTCTGGCGCTCCGCCCCGCTCAGCCTCGACCACCGTTACTTCTTATTCGACGAGGAGGGCCTCGATGTTGCCATATCGCGCGTCCTCGCCGCCCACCTGGGCCCCGGCCGCCGCTTCTGCGCGCCGGTCTACCACCTCCCTGGCGACCGAGCGGATGCCTGGCTCCGGTCACCCGCCCTCGACAACCTCCAAGAGCTCGAGCTGTGCAGCTTCAGTTATATGTTGCCGTATCCACCACCAACGAAGCAGCTGCCGCCCTCAGCTGCCTTCCGCTTCTCCGACACCCTCTTGGTTTTCACCATTGGAGATTGCCACCTTACCGACGACATCACTCAAGTGCTTCACTTCCCTAAGCTTCAGAAGCTCGCGCTGAAGCGCGTCCTCATATCTGAATCCTCGCTGCACATCATGATTGCTGCTTGTCCTgctctcgagtgcttgcttataagGAAGAGTTCTGGCTTTCGTTGTGTCAGAATCAACTCCATTAGCCTGAGAAGTATTGGTGTGAGCGGTTATAGCCCGAGAGGGCTCAACTTTGAGGAACTCATTATCGAGAATGCCCCTTGTCTCGAAAGCTTGCTCATACTTGGTTCATGTGAGTGCGGTCTTATATCGGTAATCTCCGCGCCTAAACTGGAGGCCTTAGGCTATCTTTCTTCTCATTATGGTACCAGAATCTCGTTTGACTCGACAGTTATTGAG CGATTGAGTGTTGATCGCCTGACGACAGCGGTGTGCACTGTCAAGATTTTAGCTGTTGATATGCATGCTCTTAGTCTGGATACTGTTCTTGACTTGATGGGATGCTTTCCGTGCTTGGAAAAGCTGTACATTCAG TCAACTGGACCAGGGAATACCAACTTCTGGCGTCGTAAACACCGGACTCTTATAAGATCACTTGACATCCGTCTAAAGACAATTGTTTGGCGATGTTATCGGGGAATTAAGTCACATGCTGACTTTGCCACATTTTTTGTACTAAATGCTGGCGTGCTAGAAttaatgacttttgaggttgatgtGGAAGATTTCAACGAGGAGTTTTGTGCACAACATCGTAAGATGCTTCAGGTGGATAGTAGGGCCTCAAGAGGTGCTCGGATTCGTTTTACTTCGGATTGGTCTTACAAGTATCATATGGATTTTAGTATCCATGATTtgggtccagctgatccctttgaaaGGACATACCCTTTGAAAGGAGATATCACTTTTGTGCTTTGCTAA
- the LOC119349388 gene encoding U4/U6 small nuclear ribonucleoprotein Prp31 homolog: MASLADSFLADLDELSDNEAYPEEDNAEAVGMDEDGDDDMPDLESLNYDDLDSVSKLQKTQRYSDIMQKVEGALEKDTYLSNQGFILEEDPEYQLIVDCNALSVDIENELIIIHNFIRDKYRLKFPELESLVHHPIDYARVVKKIANEVDITLVDLEGLLPSAVIMVVSVTASTTSGKPLSQENLVKTIEACDRALNLDAAKKKVLDFVEGKMGYIAPNLSAIVGSAVAAKLMGIAGGLGALAKMPACNVQLLGAKKKNLAGFSSATSQFRVGYLEQAEVFQSTPPALRTRACRVIAAKATLAARIDSTRGDPTGKAGRNLLEEIRKKIEKWQEPPPAKLPKPLPVPDSEPKKKRGGRRLRKMKERYAVTDMMKLANRMQFGIPEESSLGDGLGEGYGMLGQAGSGKLRVSAAQNKLAAKVAKKFKERSYGSGGATSGLTSSLAFTPVQGIELSNPHAQGNLLGSGTQSTYFSETGTFSRIHNRP; encoded by the exons ATG GCAAGCCTTGCTGATTCTTTCTTGGCTGATCTTGATGAACTTTCAGACAATGAAGCCTACCCT GAAGAAGACAATGCTGAGGCAGTGGGTATGGATGAGGATGGTGACGATGATATGCCTGATCTTGAGTCTCTTAATTATGATGATCTTGACAGCGTCTCGAAACTGCAGAAGACACAACGTTATTCTGACATAATGCAA AAAGTTGAAGGAGCACTTGAGAAAGACACATATTTGTCTAATCAAGGTTTCATCCTGGAGGAGGATCCAGAGTACCAGCTTATTGTAGATTGCAATGCCTTATCAGTAGATATTGAGAATGAGCTCATTATAATACATAATTTCATCCGTGACAAGTATAGGCTGAAGTTTCCTGAACTGGAATCCCTTGTTCATCATCCGATTGATTATGCCCGTGTTGTTAAGAAGATTGCAAATGAGGTGGATATAACACTAGTAGATCTGGAAGGGCTCTTGCCTTCTGCAGTTATAATGGTTGTCTCTGTGACAGCATCGACAACTAGTGGGAAGCCTCTTTCTCAGGAGAATTTGGTAAAAACCATTGAAGCATGTGACAGAGCCCTTAATCttgatgctgcaaagaagaaggtgCTTGATTTTGTAGAGGGTAAAATGGGTTACATCGCACCAAACCTATCTGCAATTGTTGGCAGTGCTGTTGCTGCAAAATTGATGGGAATTGCTGGTGGTTTGGGAGCACTTGCAAAAATGCCTGCTTGCAATGTTCAGCTACTTGGAGCAAAGAAGAAAAATCTTGCTGGATTTTCTAGTGCCACATCTCAGTTTCGTGTTGGCTATCTTGAACAAGCCGAAGTATTTCAGAGCACCCCTCCAGCTCTGAGGACCCGTGCTTGCAGGGTTATAGCTGCAAAGGCAACTCTAGCAGCAAGAATTGATTCAACTAGAGGTGATCCAACTGGAAAAGCTGGCCGCAACTTGTTAGAAGAAATTCGCAAGAAGATCGAGAAGTGGCAAGAACCACCTCCTGCAAAGCTTCCAAAACCACTTCCTGTTCCAGATTCCGAGCCTAAAAAGAAGAGAGGTGGTCGCCGCCTTCGAAAAATGAAAGAAAG ATATGCGGTGACTGATATGATGAAGCTTGCAAACCGAATGCAGTTTGGCATACCAGAGGAGAGCTCATTAG GTGATGGTTTGGGGGAAGGTTATGGAATGCTTGGGCAGGCCGGAAGTGGGAAACTACGTGTCTCAGCTGCGCAAAACAAACTTGCTGCTAAAGTGGCCAAGAA ATTCAAGGAGAGGAGTTATGGTAGTGGCGGTGCAACATCTGGACTGACATCTAGTTTGGCCTTTACACCAGTTCAG GGAATAGAGCTGTCAAACCCACATGCCCAGGGGAACCTTCTTGGAAGTGGAACCCAGAGCACGTATTTCTCCGAGACGGGCACATTTTCTCGGATCCACAATAGGCCATGA
- the LOC119349387 gene encoding F-box/FBD/LRR-repeat protein At2g04230-like isoform X2: MGMEAGAPGPSSRKRKASAHEAPAPAPTAVEAPGAEPTAEDREPPLPGADGDGGGAGGDRISDLPDAVLGDIVSLLPTKEGARTQVLASRWRHLWRSAPLSLDHRYFLFDEEGLDVAISRVLAAHLGPGRRFCAPVYHLPGDRADAWLRSPALDNLQELELCSFSYMLPYPPPTKQLPPSAAFRFSDTLLVFTIGDCHLTDDITQVLHFPKLQKLALKRVLISESSLHIMIAACPALECLLIRKSSGFRCVRINSISLRSIGVSGYSPRGLNFEELIIENAPCLESLLILGSCECGLISVISAPKLEALGYLSSHYGTRISFDSTVIERLSVDRLTTAVCTVKILAVDMHALSLDTVLDLMGCFPCLEKLYIQGIPTSGVVNTGLL, encoded by the exons ATGGGGATGGAGGCAGGCGCTCCTGGTCCTAGCTCGAGGAAGAGGAAAGCATCGGCACACGAGGCGCCCGCCCCGGCGCCGACGGCTGTGGAAGCGCCCGGTGCGGAACCTACAGCGGAGGACCGGGAACCGCCTCTTCCCGGAGCGGATGGGGACGGAGGAGGCGCCGGCGGCGACCGCATCAGCGACCTCCCCGACGCCGTCCTCGGGGACATCGTCTCGCTCCTCCCCACCAAGGAAGGCGCCCGCACCCAGGTCCTCGCCTCCCGGTGGCGCCATCTCTGGCGCTCCGCCCCGCTCAGCCTCGACCACCGTTACTTCTTATTCGACGAGGAGGGCCTCGATGTTGCCATATCGCGCGTCCTCGCCGCCCACCTGGGCCCCGGCCGCCGCTTCTGCGCGCCGGTCTACCACCTCCCTGGCGACCGAGCGGATGCCTGGCTCCGGTCACCCGCCCTCGACAACCTCCAAGAGCTCGAGCTGTGCAGCTTCAGTTATATGTTGCCGTATCCACCACCAACGAAGCAGCTGCCGCCCTCAGCTGCCTTCCGCTTCTCCGACACCCTCTTGGTTTTCACCATTGGAGATTGCCACCTTACCGACGACATCACTCAAGTGCTTCACTTCCCTAAGCTTCAGAAGCTCGCGCTGAAGCGCGTCCTCATATCTGAATCCTCGCTGCACATCATGATTGCTGCTTGTCCTgctctcgagtgcttgcttataagGAAGAGTTCTGGCTTTCGTTGTGTCAGAATCAACTCCATTAGCCTGAGAAGTATTGGTGTGAGCGGTTATAGCCCGAGAGGGCTCAACTTTGAGGAACTCATTATCGAGAATGCCCCTTGTCTCGAAAGCTTGCTCATACTTGGTTCATGTGAGTGCGGTCTTATATCGGTAATCTCCGCGCCTAAACTGGAGGCCTTAGGCTATCTTTCTTCTCATTATGGTACCAGAATCTCGTTTGACTCGACAGTTATTGAG CGATTGAGTGTTGATCGCCTGACGACAGCGGTGTGCACTGTCAAGATTTTAGCTGTTGATATGCATGCTCTTAGTCTGGATACTGTTCTTGACTTGATGGGATGCTTTCCGTGCTTGGAAAAGCTGTACATTCAG GGAATACCAACTTCTGGCGTCGTAAACACCGGACTCTTATAA